TCATTTTTGGCGTGATCGGCCTGAGCGGTGGCAGACCCGGCGGCGGAATGGCACTTGCGGGCTTGCTGCTCGGGATTGCGACGATCTTGTTGCCGATCTTTATCTACGCTTGGATTGGGGCGATGTAAAGGGTTTATCCTTATATCATTGCGAATCAGAATATTGGGTTGAATGGGGCCATTTTTATTGGGTCCATTCAACCCAAATTGTTGTGGCCCAAGTCATCCAAAATTGCGTTCGTTCTCAGGCGAATTCCAATTCGACCAAACTGCCTTCTGGATAAACGACTTCACTCAAGTACAAGCCATCGGCGGATTCGGCGGGGCCTGCGGCTTTGCGGTCCTTGCCTTCGATGATTTTGCGGAGTCCGGCTTCGTCCAGGTCGCCTTTTCCGATCATCAGGAGGGTGCCGACGATGGTGCGTACCATGCCGCGCAGAAAGCGGTTGGCCTTGATGTGGTAGACGAGCATGTCACCTTCCCATTCGAAGTAGGAATGGGTAATCGCACAAATATGGGTCTTTTGATTGCCGCGGGTTTTGGTGAAGCATTCGAAGGAATCGTACTCCAACAGGATCGGTGCGGCGGCAAACATGGCCTCAAAGTTCAGGGATGAACGTTTTTCCTTGATCCAACGCGCAAACTGGTAATGCATGGGATCCTTTTCAAATACCAATTGGTAGCGGTAGGCGCGTTGAATGCCGGAGAAACGTGCGTGGAAATTGCCTTCGACGGCTTTGTACACCTTCGTGATCGCGATGTCCTTGGGAAGAATGGCGTTGATGGCCTTGTGGAAATGCGGATGCAATTCGCCGTCGTAGTCGAAGTGGGCGGGTAGTTGCAGCGCATGCACGCCGGTATCGGTGCGTCCGGCGCCGTAGGTGCTGATGGGGGTGCGCAGGACTTTGGTGAGGGTGTCGTCCAATTCGCCTTGCACGGTGGTGCAATCGGGCTGGATTTGCCATCCGGCGTAGGCGGTGCCTTTGTACCTTACATCGACGACGTATCTAGGCATAAATCAGTGTGAGCGCGGAGTGTGAGAGCGGAGAGATATTGCGCAAAGGTCAAACTTCATATTTCTTTGCGGCCCGGCGCCTGTATCGCCAGCGGGGCGTCTTTGCGGTTTTTTATTGGGAATCAGCACCGTTCCACGATCATGGAGGCGCCTTGACCGACGCCGATGCACATGCTTGCGAGTCCGTAGCGCACTTCGGGGCGGCGTTTCATCTCGTGCACGAGGGTGGTCATGATGCGCGCGCCCGAGCAGCCGAGCGGATGGCCGAGGGCGATGGCACCGCCATTGACGTTCACGATCTGCGGATCGAGTCCCAATTCACGGATGCAGGGGATGCTCTGTGCTGCGAAGGCTTCGTTCAGTTCGACGAGGCCGAGGTCTTTGACCGTGAGTCCGGCGCGTTGCAGGGCCTTTTGGGTGGCGGGAACCGGGCCGATGCCCATGATGGCCGGATCGACGCCTGCCACGGCATTGGAGACGATGCGGGCGATGGGGGTGAGGTTGAACTTCTTGAGGGCGTCTTCGTCGCAAAGCAGGAGGGCGGAGGCGCCGTCGTTGATGCCGGAGCTGTTGCCTGCGGTCACCGAACCGCCTTCGCGGAAGACGGGCTTGAGCTTGGCGAGGCTTTCGAGGGTGGTATCGGTGCGCGGATGTTCGTCGGCGGCGAAGGCAATCGGGTCGCCTTTGCGTTGGGGGAGCATCACCGGAATAATTTCATCTGCGAATCGGCCGGCTGCTTGGGCGGCCTTGTATTTCATCTGCGTGTCGTAGGCGAATTGATCCTGCTCTTCGCGGGTGATTTTGTATTTATCGGCCAGATTTTCAGCGGTTTCGCCCATCGTGTAGGGATGGTAGAGTTTGCTGAGGGCGGGGTTGATGAAGCGCCATCCGAAGGTGGTGTCGACCATTTCGGGGAGGCGTCCGAATGCGCTGTCGCTTTTGGCCTGGACGAAAGGTCCGCGGGTCATGGATTCTTCGCCGCCGGCGATGTAGACGGTGCCTTCGCCGAGGCGGATGCCGCGTCCTGCGTCGATGAGGGCCTGCAAGCCACTGGCGCAGAGGCGGTTCACGGTCACGCCTGCGACGGTGGTGGGCAAACCTGCGAGCAGGGCGGCCATGCGGGCGACGTTGCGGTTGTCTTCGCCTGCTTGGTTGGCTGCACCGGCGATGACCTCTTCGATGGCGCCGAGGTCCAAACTTGGATTGCGCTGAATCAATGCCTTGATGACCAATGCAAGCATGTCATCGGGACGGATATGGCTCAAACTGCCGGCGTAGCGGCCAATGGGCGTGCGGACTGCGTCCACGATGTAGGCGGTTTTCATGGGGCAAATCTAAGGATTAATGGAGAATGGAAAATTGAGAATGGAGAATTGAGAACTGCGAAGCAATCACCGAAGGTAAACGAAGTGCAGCGAAGCTAATTGAGAACTAAAGGGGCTTTGACCATGGTTGTTTTCAATGTGGAGAGTTGAGAGTTGAAAGTGGAGCGTTAAACGTGGATCCAACTCTCAACGCTCCACAGGTTCAGCGGTAAGGTGATTGTGCGCAAATCAAGCATCCAGCGTTTTGCCTTGCTTCGGAGAAGCCTAGGTCTTGGTAGCATCAGAGGAAAAACGAATTTTTATCCGTCGGCCCATTTTGGCGCGGCCAAAATGGGCCGACGAGATGATAGGGACGGCGTTTTTGCGGGCTACCAAGACGACGCCCCGCTGGGGCAAATTCAAAAATGGGCCGACGAGATTCTTTTCGGGCGTTTTGCCGCGCTACCTAGACGAGGCCCCGCCGAGGCAAAGGCGGATTCTGTGGAATGGGTTGAAGCAGAAAAAATGTTGGATTCTAATGGTGACCTTGGAGCGAGATGGATATTTTCTTCTTAAGTTCGAAATCCCATTGCATTTGTACCGCAATCAGTTTCCGGTGACGTTTTCCAATTGCTCAAAGATGTCGTCGAAGGTATCGTCGTTGAGGTGTTTCCATTCTGCTTTCCATTCGTCGTTTTCCTTGACCAATTCGAGCCACCGTTCCTTGTCATTTTTGGTGTAGTGGACCGTGGCGTATTGGTCATTCTGCTTGACGTCGAGGATTTTGATGTGATCGGGCTGACTGCGTTTGCTGTTGTAATTCAGCATGTCCAAGGACCGCTGTGCATCTTCTGTGGCATACTTCATCGCCTCTCGGACTTCCCCGGAATGCAAGGCTTCGAGGAAAAGCTTGGCGATGTAACCAGCATCTTGCGGGTTTGCAATTCCGGGTGAGGAAGAATTGGGATCGACGGCGGCGTAAATGACCTTCCATTCGCCATTTTCCTGGATCAGACTGAGGATGTGGGGATTGCCGTCCTGTTTGAATTCGACGACGGCACGCTCGCCGGAGATTTTTTCTTCGCCGACTTCAAATTGGATGATGTGATCGCCAATCGCTTGATTTTTTGCGGCCAATTCGGCGAGGGGCGCTTGGGATTCAGCGGATGCAAATTGTTGGGCGCCTTTGTAATCGCCGACCTGAATGGCTGTCAAATAGCGTTCCGCGACGGATTTGGGGCTCTTGCCCGCGCAGGCGCTAAGGAAAATTGTCAAAACCAAGGGAACCAACCAACGGGAAAAAGTTGTCTTCATCGTGTGAAATGCGGAATTCGGTGGATTTATACGGCGAAGGGGCAAAATGTTCTGTTCCACAAATTGAGGTCTGAGCTTTGCGTCCGCGACAGACGTCGTTGTACGCGGACGACAAACAAGATTGGTGCTTCAGGAGTGGATTTGATTCCAAACGCATGTTGGGAATTGAGATTTCAGGAATTGACTTACTCTTCAGCTCCGCCGTCCATCGCCTCGATCACTTCCTCTTCGAGTTCGTCGGTATCCAACTTGGTCGTGGAGGTTTTGGTCCATGCGGCTTTCCATTTGCCATCTTCCTTGACCATGTCGAGCGTTTTGAGGACGCCGTTTTCGTGGTAAAAAACAGATGCACGGTCGCCTTCGTATTTGATGTCCCCCATTTCGATTTTGTCTGGCTTGGCCTTTTTGGCTTCGAATGTGCCAGCCATCATGTCGAGCGAGGCTTGCGCGTCTCTGGTGGCGTACTTTTTGGCGCCGTTCATGTCGCCATGGGCGAATGCATTCAAGAATTTTTCGGCATTGGTAGCGGCACCTCCATCCAAGTCGGATTTGCTGAAGGCTGCTTTCCATTTGCCGTCTTCCTTGCTGAGCTTCAGGACTTTTTCGTCGTCGTTGTCTTTGTAGACGACGGTAGCTTTGTTTTCGGAGATGGTTTCCTCGCCGATTTGGATTTTGTGGGGTTCGGCGATGTGGTCTTTGTCATTTGCGGCGGCCATATCGAGGGCGGTATGGGACTCCTTGGTGGCCCATTTTTTGGCGGCTTCGAAGTCTCCGACGGAGACGGCGGTCAGGAATTTTTCGGCGACTTGCTTGGGGGATTCCCCGGCGCATGCCCAGAGGATGATCACGGTGAGAAAGGCCAATCCGCTGAATTTGAGTGTTCTTTTCATGTTTTTGAGGATGAATTTTCCGATTTAGAGGTAAAGAGGGCTGCCACCGGACCGGTCATTCGAAGGCAGCAGCATTCAAATATTGGAAAATGTCGGGGAAAATGCGAATCTGGATAGCGAGGGGAGGTCCAACGTGTGCATTTGGCTTTCGTCTTGCTTCGGAGAAGCCTAGGTCTTGGTAGCATCGGATTCACAACGTTTTTTTATCCGTCGGCCCATTTTGGCGAGGCCAAAATGGGCCGACGAATTTCGATCTACGGGATGCCGATGCTACCTAGACGAGGCCACGCTGGGGCAAAGGCGCGATGCGCGGAGAATGGCGCATGGAAGTTGTTGACGAATTGTTGACTCTCAACTCTTATCAAAATCAGCAGTACGGTGATCAGTGTTGGTTGCTTCTAGGCTTAGAGATGCTTCGCTGCGCTCTGCATGACTAGAGGACTGCGCTCTGCATGACTAGGGGGGGCGGGGGGGGGGGGGGGGGGGGGGGGGGGGGGGGGGCAGGGGGGGGGGGGGGGGGGGGGGGGGGTTTCTCCGTATCTTCGGGCCCTCAAAAGTCATTTTTGATATGATACAGCGTCTTCAAACGATTTTGTTGTTTTTGGCCTCGGCACTTTGTGTGGCCTTCCTTTTTTTCCCGACTTGGATGGTAGTCAACCCCGACAATGGCGAAGGTGGCTCCAAAACAATCACTGCCTACCCAATGAAAGTGGTGGTGGAAAGTTCGGAAATGAGCCTGACGAATGCCTTTTCCACGAATGCGCTTCCGCTGACGGAAAATACTTTCGTGCTGATTCAATTCATCGCTGTGATCGCGATCGCCATTCTCCTTTTGGTGACGATTTTCATGTTCAACAACCGCGATTTGCAGGTAAAAATGGCCTACGGGGCAATGTTTTTGTTCATGGGCATGTTTGTGATGCTCGTGCCGATCCGCACTTGGCTGCAGGAAATGGGCGGTGACCCGACGATTGCCGGTGAATTGTACCAATCTGTGCCGCAATGGGGTTTGGGTGCGCCATTGACCGCCATGCTCCTCACTTGGTGGGCGATCAAGCGGATTCAGAAGGATGAGAAGCTCGTTCAGGGCATGAACCGCCTGCGCTGATGGCGAGTGGCAGACTTTTCCGTGCTGCCAATATCCACCTCGTTTTGGCGGGGCTGCTGAGCGGTGCCATGCT
The window above is part of the Bacteroidota bacterium genome. Proteins encoded here:
- the truA gene encoding tRNA pseudouridine(38-40) synthase TruA; the protein is MPRYVVDVRYKGTAYAGWQIQPDCTTVQGELDDTLTKVLRTPISTYGAGRTDTGVHALQLPAHFDYDGELHPHFHKAINAILPKDIAITKVYKAVEGNFHARFSGIQRAYRYQLVFEKDPMHYQFARWIKEKRSSLNFEAMFAAAPILLEYDSFECFTKTRGNQKTHICAITHSYFEWEGDMLVYHIKANRFLRGMVRTIVGTLLMIGKGDLDEAGLRKIIEGKDRKAAGPAESADGLYLSEVVYPEGSLVELEFA
- a CDS encoding acetyl-CoA C-acyltransferase: MKTAYIVDAVRTPIGRYAGSLSHIRPDDMLALVIKALIQRNPSLDLGAIEEVIAGAANQAGEDNRNVARMAALLAGLPTTVAGVTVNRLCASGLQALIDAGRGIRLGEGTVYIAGGEESMTRGPFVQAKSDSAFGRLPEMVDTTFGWRFINPALSKLYHPYTMGETAENLADKYKITREEQDQFAYDTQMKYKAAQAAGRFADEIIPVMLPQRKGDPIAFAADEHPRTDTTLESLAKLKPVFREGGSVTAGNSSGINDGASALLLCDEDALKKFNLTPIARIVSNAVAGVDPAIMGIGPVPATQKALQRAGLTVKDLGLVELNEAFAAQSIPCIRELGLDPQIVNVNGGAIALGHPLGCSGARIMTTLVHEMKRRPEVRYGLASMCIGVGQGASMIVERC
- a CDS encoding DUF4878 domain-containing protein; amino-acid sequence: MKTTFSRWLVPLVLTIFLSACAGKSPKSVAERYLTAIQVGDYKGAQQFASAESQAPLAELAAKNQAIGDHIIQFEVGEEKISGERAVVEFKQDGNPHILSLIQENGEWKVIYAAVDPNSSSPGIANPQDAGYIAKLFLEALHSGEVREAMKYATEDAQRSLDMLNYNSKRSQPDHIKILDVKQNDQYATVHYTKNDKERWLELVKENDEWKAEWKHLNDDTFDDIFEQLENVTGN
- a CDS encoding DUF4878 domain-containing protein — its product is MKRTLKFSGLAFLTVIILWACAGESPKQVAEKFLTAVSVGDFEAAKKWATKESHTALDMAAANDKDHIAEPHKIQIGEETISENKATVVYKDNDDEKVLKLSKEDGKWKAAFSKSDLDGGAATNAEKFLNAFAHGDMNGAKKYATRDAQASLDMMAGTFEAKKAKPDKIEMGDIKYEGDRASVFYHENGVLKTLDMVKEDGKWKAAWTKTSTTKLDTDELEEEVIEAMDGGAEE
- a CDS encoding DUF4293 domain-containing protein, yielding MIQRLQTILLFLASALCVAFLFFPTWMVVNPDNGEGGSKTITAYPMKVVVESSEMSLTNAFSTNALPLTENTFVLIQFIAVIAIAILLLVTIFMFNNRDLQVKMAYGAMFLFMGMFVMLVPIRTWLQEMGGDPTIAGELYQSVPQWGLGAPLTAMLLTWWAIKRIQKDEKLVQGMNRLR